The following proteins are encoded in a genomic region of Tenebrio molitor chromosome 7, icTenMoli1.1, whole genome shotgun sequence:
- the fbl gene encoding pantothenate kinase 3 isoform X1 — MAPHSCKRCVRDVIVRMAEESRKGPVEVNGVAENGLSDSPSMPWFGMDIGGSLCKLVYFEPKDITKDEADSEVETLRNIRRYLTKNSAYGKTGHRDTHLQMEDVYIRGRKGTLHFIRFPSSEMVNFLALAKSKGMANLVTTVCATGGGAYKFEEDFRREVNMKLEKFDEFDSLLKGLQFADAQNPSECYYWASPTDDTCCTKINYDFSNPYPFLIVNIGSGVSVLAVYSPTNYKRISGTSLGGGTFLGLCCLLTGCNTFEEAIQLAAEGDNTNVDKLVRDIYGGDYERFGLPGDLVASSFSALCSFGQMNSRERRSKVSRQDLARATLVTITNNIGSIARMCATQEKIDRVVFMGNFLRVNPIAMKLLAYAMDYWSKGTMKALFLEHEGYFGAIGCLLQFHNGKS; from the exons ATGGCGCCTCACAGTTGTAAACGTTGTGTGAGGGACGTTATTGTTAGAATGGCTGAAGAAAGTAGAAAAGGTCCAGTGGAAGTCAACGGTGTGGCGGAAAATGGCTTGTCAGACAGTCCAT CGATGCCGTGGTTCGGCATGGACATCGGGGGCAGTCTCTGCAAATTGGTTTATTTCGAGCCGAAGGACATCACCAAAGACGAAGCAGATTCAGAAGTGGAGACGCTGCGCAACATCCGGCGATACCTGACGAAGAATTCTGCGTACGGGAAGACGGGACACCGGGACACGCATTTGCAG ATGGAAGACGTGTACATACGGGGTAGGAAGGGCACCTTGCACTTCATCCGGTTCCCGTCGAGCGAAATGGTGAACTTCTTGGCCCTGGCCAAGTCCAAGGGGATGGCCAATCTGGTGACGACGGTCTGCGCGACTGGCGGAGGCGCGTACAAATTCGAGGAGGACTTCCGGAGG GAGGTCAACATGAAGTTGGAGAAATTCGACGAGTTCGATTCGCTGTTAAAGGGTTTGCAGTTCGCCGACGCACAGAATCCTTCAGAGTGCTATTATTGGGCGAGTCCCACCGACGACACTTGTTGCACCAAAATCAACTACGACTTCTCCAATCCGTACCCCTTCCTAATAGTGAACATCGGTTCAGGTGTCAGCGTTCTCGCCGTGTATTCCCCAACCAATTACAAAAGAATATCGGGGACGAG TCTCGGCGGCGGCACGTTTTTGGGTCTCTGTTGTCTACTGACCGGCTGTAACACGTTCGAGGAAGCGATTCAACTGGCAGCGGAGGGCGACAACACGAACGTGGATAAACTGGTGCGCGACATCTACGGAGGTGACTACGAACGGTTCGGTTTGCCTGGAGATTTGGTTGCCAGCAG TTTCTCGGCCTTGTGTAGTTTTGGACAAATGAACTCCAGAGAGCGACGCAGCAAAGTCAGCAGGCAAGATCTAGCCAGAGCGACGTTGGTCACGATCACGAACAACATCGGTTCCATTGCGAGAATGTGCGCcacacaggaaaaaatagacagG GTGGTTTTTATGGGCAACTTCCTCCGAGTGAATCCCATCGCGATGAAACTCCTAGCCTACGCGATGGACTACTGGTCTAAGGGAACAATGAAAGCGCTGTTCTTGGAGCATGAAGGCTACTTCGGCGCTATCGGCTGTCTACTACAATTTCACAACGGTAAAAGTTGA
- the fbl gene encoding pantothenate kinase 3 isoform X2: MAPHSCKRCVRDVIVRMAEESRKGPVEVNGVAENGLSDSPSMPWFGMDIGGSLCKLVYFEPKDITKDEADSEVETLRNIRRYLTKNSAYGKTGHRDTHLQMEDVYIRGRKGTLHFIRFPSSEMVNFLALAKSKGMANLVTTVCATGGGAYKFEEDFRREVNMKLEKFDEFDSLLKGLQFADAQNPSECYYWASPTDDTCCTKINYDFSNPYPFLIVNIGSGVSVLAVYSPTNYKRISGTSLGGGTFLGLCCLLTGCNTFEEAIQLAAEGDNTNVDKLVRDIYGGDYERFGLPGDLVASSFGQMNSRERRSKVSRQDLARATLVTITNNIGSIARMCATQEKIDRVVFMGNFLRVNPIAMKLLAYAMDYWSKGTMKALFLEHEGYFGAIGCLLQFHNGKS; encoded by the exons ATGGCGCCTCACAGTTGTAAACGTTGTGTGAGGGACGTTATTGTTAGAATGGCTGAAGAAAGTAGAAAAGGTCCAGTGGAAGTCAACGGTGTGGCGGAAAATGGCTTGTCAGACAGTCCAT CGATGCCGTGGTTCGGCATGGACATCGGGGGCAGTCTCTGCAAATTGGTTTATTTCGAGCCGAAGGACATCACCAAAGACGAAGCAGATTCAGAAGTGGAGACGCTGCGCAACATCCGGCGATACCTGACGAAGAATTCTGCGTACGGGAAGACGGGACACCGGGACACGCATTTGCAG ATGGAAGACGTGTACATACGGGGTAGGAAGGGCACCTTGCACTTCATCCGGTTCCCGTCGAGCGAAATGGTGAACTTCTTGGCCCTGGCCAAGTCCAAGGGGATGGCCAATCTGGTGACGACGGTCTGCGCGACTGGCGGAGGCGCGTACAAATTCGAGGAGGACTTCCGGAGG GAGGTCAACATGAAGTTGGAGAAATTCGACGAGTTCGATTCGCTGTTAAAGGGTTTGCAGTTCGCCGACGCACAGAATCCTTCAGAGTGCTATTATTGGGCGAGTCCCACCGACGACACTTGTTGCACCAAAATCAACTACGACTTCTCCAATCCGTACCCCTTCCTAATAGTGAACATCGGTTCAGGTGTCAGCGTTCTCGCCGTGTATTCCCCAACCAATTACAAAAGAATATCGGGGACGAG TCTCGGCGGCGGCACGTTTTTGGGTCTCTGTTGTCTACTGACCGGCTGTAACACGTTCGAGGAAGCGATTCAACTGGCAGCGGAGGGCGACAACACGAACGTGGATAAACTGGTGCGCGACATCTACGGAGGTGACTACGAACGGTTCGGTTTGCCTGGAGATTTGGTTGCCAGCAG TTTTGGACAAATGAACTCCAGAGAGCGACGCAGCAAAGTCAGCAGGCAAGATCTAGCCAGAGCGACGTTGGTCACGATCACGAACAACATCGGTTCCATTGCGAGAATGTGCGCcacacaggaaaaaatagacagG GTGGTTTTTATGGGCAACTTCCTCCGAGTGAATCCCATCGCGATGAAACTCCTAGCCTACGCGATGGACTACTGGTCTAAGGGAACAATGAAAGCGCTGTTCTTGGAGCATGAAGGCTACTTCGGCGCTATCGGCTGTCTACTACAATTTCACAACGGTAAAAGTTGA
- the fbl gene encoding pantothenate kinase 3 isoform X3 has product MASTSQQTAPVIDITMPWFGMDIGGSLCKLVYFEPKDITKDEADSEVETLRNIRRYLTKNSAYGKTGHRDTHLQMEDVYIRGRKGTLHFIRFPSSEMVNFLALAKSKGMANLVTTVCATGGGAYKFEEDFRREVNMKLEKFDEFDSLLKGLQFADAQNPSECYYWASPTDDTCCTKINYDFSNPYPFLIVNIGSGVSVLAVYSPTNYKRISGTSLGGGTFLGLCCLLTGCNTFEEAIQLAAEGDNTNVDKLVRDIYGGDYERFGLPGDLVASSFSALCSFGQMNSRERRSKVSRQDLARATLVTITNNIGSIARMCATQEKIDRVVFMGNFLRVNPIAMKLLAYAMDYWSKGTMKALFLEHEGYFGAIGCLLQFHNGKS; this is encoded by the exons ATGGCCTCTACGAGCCAACAGACAGCACCCGTAATCGACATAA CGATGCCGTGGTTCGGCATGGACATCGGGGGCAGTCTCTGCAAATTGGTTTATTTCGAGCCGAAGGACATCACCAAAGACGAAGCAGATTCAGAAGTGGAGACGCTGCGCAACATCCGGCGATACCTGACGAAGAATTCTGCGTACGGGAAGACGGGACACCGGGACACGCATTTGCAG ATGGAAGACGTGTACATACGGGGTAGGAAGGGCACCTTGCACTTCATCCGGTTCCCGTCGAGCGAAATGGTGAACTTCTTGGCCCTGGCCAAGTCCAAGGGGATGGCCAATCTGGTGACGACGGTCTGCGCGACTGGCGGAGGCGCGTACAAATTCGAGGAGGACTTCCGGAGG GAGGTCAACATGAAGTTGGAGAAATTCGACGAGTTCGATTCGCTGTTAAAGGGTTTGCAGTTCGCCGACGCACAGAATCCTTCAGAGTGCTATTATTGGGCGAGTCCCACCGACGACACTTGTTGCACCAAAATCAACTACGACTTCTCCAATCCGTACCCCTTCCTAATAGTGAACATCGGTTCAGGTGTCAGCGTTCTCGCCGTGTATTCCCCAACCAATTACAAAAGAATATCGGGGACGAG TCTCGGCGGCGGCACGTTTTTGGGTCTCTGTTGTCTACTGACCGGCTGTAACACGTTCGAGGAAGCGATTCAACTGGCAGCGGAGGGCGACAACACGAACGTGGATAAACTGGTGCGCGACATCTACGGAGGTGACTACGAACGGTTCGGTTTGCCTGGAGATTTGGTTGCCAGCAG TTTCTCGGCCTTGTGTAGTTTTGGACAAATGAACTCCAGAGAGCGACGCAGCAAAGTCAGCAGGCAAGATCTAGCCAGAGCGACGTTGGTCACGATCACGAACAACATCGGTTCCATTGCGAGAATGTGCGCcacacaggaaaaaatagacagG GTGGTTTTTATGGGCAACTTCCTCCGAGTGAATCCCATCGCGATGAAACTCCTAGCCTACGCGATGGACTACTGGTCTAAGGGAACAATGAAAGCGCTGTTCTTGGAGCATGAAGGCTACTTCGGCGCTATCGGCTGTCTACTACAATTTCACAACGGTAAAAGTTGA
- the fbl gene encoding pantothenate kinase 1 isoform X4 produces the protein MPWFGMDIGGSLCKLVYFEPKDITKDEADSEVETLRNIRRYLTKNSAYGKTGHRDTHLQMEDVYIRGRKGTLHFIRFPSSEMVNFLALAKSKGMANLVTTVCATGGGAYKFEEDFRREVNMKLEKFDEFDSLLKGLQFADAQNPSECYYWASPTDDTCCTKINYDFSNPYPFLIVNIGSGVSVLAVYSPTNYKRISGTSLGGGTFLGLCCLLTGCNTFEEAIQLAAEGDNTNVDKLVRDIYGGDYERFGLPGDLVASSFSALCSFGQMNSRERRSKVSRQDLARATLVTITNNIGSIARMCATQEKIDRVVFMGNFLRVNPIAMKLLAYAMDYWSKGTMKALFLEHEGYFGAIGCLLQFHNGKS, from the exons ATGCCGTGGTTCGGCATGGACATCGGGGGCAGTCTCTGCAAATTGGTTTATTTCGAGCCGAAGGACATCACCAAAGACGAAGCAGATTCAGAAGTGGAGACGCTGCGCAACATCCGGCGATACCTGACGAAGAATTCTGCGTACGGGAAGACGGGACACCGGGACACGCATTTGCAG ATGGAAGACGTGTACATACGGGGTAGGAAGGGCACCTTGCACTTCATCCGGTTCCCGTCGAGCGAAATGGTGAACTTCTTGGCCCTGGCCAAGTCCAAGGGGATGGCCAATCTGGTGACGACGGTCTGCGCGACTGGCGGAGGCGCGTACAAATTCGAGGAGGACTTCCGGAGG GAGGTCAACATGAAGTTGGAGAAATTCGACGAGTTCGATTCGCTGTTAAAGGGTTTGCAGTTCGCCGACGCACAGAATCCTTCAGAGTGCTATTATTGGGCGAGTCCCACCGACGACACTTGTTGCACCAAAATCAACTACGACTTCTCCAATCCGTACCCCTTCCTAATAGTGAACATCGGTTCAGGTGTCAGCGTTCTCGCCGTGTATTCCCCAACCAATTACAAAAGAATATCGGGGACGAG TCTCGGCGGCGGCACGTTTTTGGGTCTCTGTTGTCTACTGACCGGCTGTAACACGTTCGAGGAAGCGATTCAACTGGCAGCGGAGGGCGACAACACGAACGTGGATAAACTGGTGCGCGACATCTACGGAGGTGACTACGAACGGTTCGGTTTGCCTGGAGATTTGGTTGCCAGCAG TTTCTCGGCCTTGTGTAGTTTTGGACAAATGAACTCCAGAGAGCGACGCAGCAAAGTCAGCAGGCAAGATCTAGCCAGAGCGACGTTGGTCACGATCACGAACAACATCGGTTCCATTGCGAGAATGTGCGCcacacaggaaaaaatagacagG GTGGTTTTTATGGGCAACTTCCTCCGAGTGAATCCCATCGCGATGAAACTCCTAGCCTACGCGATGGACTACTGGTCTAAGGGAACAATGAAAGCGCTGTTCTTGGAGCATGAAGGCTACTTCGGCGCTATCGGCTGTCTACTACAATTTCACAACGGTAAAAGTTGA